One Polaribacter sp. SA4-12 genomic window carries:
- a CDS encoding putative LPS assembly protein LptD, whose protein sequence is MQTNLSYILLFYCTFFIEIGFSQDLNSKKNTVIATVNKDTTLNKNKDSIFKSKRDSLGLKKTDTIALDSIKPKETIEDIIVHVAKDFTIQNAKDKTVTLYNEANITYTDIDLKAGIIVVDYKKSTLFAKGIIDSTGYVQRPIFKQGGQESEQDSIIYNFKSKRALIYGLKTKQGEMFTYGEKTKRVNDSTIYIRKIKFTTSEKKVPDYYIATDKAKLVPGKKIIVGASNLVLADIPTPIFLPFAYFPISETSVSGFLIPAFDTGSSDRGIGFQNGGYYFAISDYMDLTVLGDVYSNGSWGTRISSNYNKRYRFNGSFNFNFENNINGIRGFDDYSKSNRFNIRWNHSQDSKASPNSRFSASVNLGSSKFFKESQNQFNVSQTLTNTLNSSINYSKTFVGTPFNMNLTASHQQNTNTEAITMTLPSLTVNMNRIYPFAGKDGVQKTPIQKMGFNYTMQGQYLINTTDDEFFTSKMFETARAGVQHKTGTNTNIKAFNFFTLSPSVSYEETWQFDYIQKEYDPTAVDADDAVITETLRGFKSYREYNAGISLSTNIYGTFNFKKGRLKTIRHTFRPSVSYSYRPDFKDKYIQQVQQSADATDLLDYTVFDQGIYGAPSSGLSNSIGISLNNVLEAKVAPKDPDSDEEDEKITLLNNLNFSSSYNIAADSLRWSRVSFSAGTRLFKDKLAVNLSGSLDPYKVVQTSSGSIINIDEFNSNIFRLTNASLTANYSISSSDFDKDNKGKSKNSGNGAQNGTDTIGADINPTDRFGEKNGINTDKGDQNKKTKLYNADIPWSINLAYSASYTNNGIDNGSIGVHSIMFSGNVELSPKWKMGYSSGYDVKGGAFTFSRFNFTRDLDSWQFNFNWVPFGTNSSYTFFIGVKSSVLSDLKWDKNKPPDRTLF, encoded by the coding sequence TTGCAAACAAACCTATCATACATTCTTTTATTTTACTGTACCTTTTTTATAGAAATAGGCTTTTCTCAAGACCTTAACTCTAAAAAGAATACAGTAATTGCTACCGTTAATAAAGATACTACCTTAAATAAGAATAAAGATTCTATTTTTAAAAGTAAAAGAGATTCTTTGGGTTTAAAAAAAACGGACACCATTGCTCTAGATTCTATTAAACCAAAAGAAACTATAGAAGATATTATTGTACACGTTGCCAAAGACTTCACAATACAAAATGCTAAAGACAAAACGGTAACGCTTTATAATGAAGCTAATATTACGTATACAGATATCGATCTAAAAGCAGGAATAATTGTTGTAGATTATAAAAAGAGTACCCTTTTTGCAAAAGGAATCATAGATAGTACTGGTTATGTTCAGCGCCCAATTTTTAAACAAGGTGGACAAGAATCTGAACAGGATTCTATTATCTATAATTTTAAAAGTAAACGTGCATTAATTTATGGCCTAAAAACCAAACAAGGAGAAATGTTTACTTATGGTGAAAAAACCAAACGTGTAAATGATTCTACAATTTATATTAGAAAAATAAAATTTACGACTTCAGAAAAGAAGGTTCCAGATTATTACATTGCTACTGATAAAGCTAAATTAGTTCCTGGAAAAAAGATAATTGTAGGTGCCAGTAATTTAGTTCTTGCAGACATTCCTACTCCTATTTTTCTTCCTTTTGCCTATTTTCCTATAAGCGAAACAAGTGTTTCTGGTTTTTTAATTCCTGCTTTTGATACAGGAAGTAGTGATAGAGGTATTGGTTTTCAAAATGGTGGTTACTATTTTGCGATTAGCGATTATATGGATTTAACTGTTTTAGGTGATGTATATTCTAACGGAAGTTGGGGGACAAGAATATCATCAAACTATAATAAACGTTATCGATTTAATGGTAGTTTTAATTTTAATTTTGAAAACAATATTAATGGCATTAGAGGTTTTGATGATTATAGCAAATCAAATCGATTCAATATTAGATGGAATCATAGTCAAGATTCAAAAGCGAGTCCAAATTCTAGATTCTCTGCATCTGTTAACTTAGGTAGTAGTAAGTTTTTTAAAGAATCTCAAAATCAGTTTAATGTTTCTCAAACATTAACTAATACACTTAATTCTTCTATAAATTATAGCAAAACATTTGTCGGCACACCTTTTAACATGAACCTGACTGCCAGTCATCAACAAAATACAAATACAGAAGCAATTACAATGACTTTACCATCGTTAACTGTAAACATGAATAGGATATATCCTTTTGCAGGAAAAGATGGAGTTCAAAAAACACCGATTCAAAAAATGGGGTTTAATTATACGATGCAAGGTCAGTATTTAATTAACACTACAGATGATGAGTTTTTTACTAGTAAAATGTTTGAAACTGCTAGAGCTGGAGTACAACACAAAACAGGAACAAACACAAACATAAAAGCGTTTAACTTTTTTACTTTATCACCTAGTGTTAGTTATGAAGAAACTTGGCAATTTGACTATATTCAAAAAGAATATGACCCTACTGCTGTTGATGCCGATGATGCTGTAATTACAGAGACTTTAAGAGGTTTTAAAAGCTATAGAGAATATAATGCTGGTATTAGTTTATCTACAAATATTTATGGTACATTTAATTTTAAGAAAGGAAGATTAAAAACAATAAGACATACTTTTAGACCCTCTGTATCTTATTCATATAGACCAGATTTTAAAGATAAATACATACAACAAGTTCAGCAAAGTGCAGATGCAACAGATTTATTAGATTATACTGTTTTTGACCAAGGTATTTATGGTGCCCCATCTTCTGGGTTAAGTAACTCAATCGGAATTTCCTTAAACAATGTTTTGGAGGCTAAAGTAGCACCCAAAGACCCAGATAGTGACGAGGAAGATGAAAAAATCACCCTTTTAAATAATTTAAACTTTAGTAGTTCATATAATATTGCAGCCGATAGTTTGCGTTGGTCTCGAGTAAGTTTTTCTGCAGGAACACGATTATTTAAAGATAAGTTAGCTGTTAACCTAAGTGGTTCTCTTGACCCCTATAAGGTAGTTCAAACTTCTAGTGGATCTATAATAAATATAGATGAATTTAACTCAAATATTTTTAGGTTAACAAATGCCAGTTTAACAGCAAACTATTCAATTTCTAGTTCAGATTTTGATAAAGATAACAAAGGGAAATCTAAAAACAGTGGTAATGGTGCTCAAAATGGAACTGATACTATTGGTGCAGATATAAACCCTACAGATAGATTTGGAGAAAAGAATGGTATTAATACTGATAAAGGAGATCAAAATAAAAAAACAAAATTATACAATGCAGACATCCCTTGGTCTATAAATTTAGCTTATTCTGCGAGTTATACAAATAATGGTATTGATAATGGCAGCATTGGCGTACATAGTATTATGTTTAGTGGTAATGTAGAATTATCTCCTAAATGGAAAATGGGATATTCTTCTGGTTATGATGTTAAAGGAGGAGCTTTTACTTTTTCTAGATTTAATTTCACTAGAGATTTAGATAGTTGGCAATTCAACTTTAATTGGGTTCCTTTTGGAACAAATTCTTCTTACACCTTTTTTATTGGTGTAAAATCTTCTGTACTATCAGATCTGAAATGGGATAAAAATAAGCCACCAGATAGAACATTGTTTTAA
- a CDS encoding N-acetylmuramoyl-L-alanine amidase family protein → MIFKENHKINTKARIIFIFLCAFTFLMNSSSIFAQKKYVIVIDAGHGGKDPGNVGNGYKEKDIALKVALVVGRKLAKNKDIKVLYTRSKDVFIDLWKRGDVANQAKADLFISIHCDSHTTNAYGAGTFVLGLRGNKKNLEIAKRENAVILLEDNYRDKYKGFDPNSAESVIGLSLLQEDNLDKSLAIASLIRNNFAFKLKRNDRNVKQDNFQVLRETIMPSVLVELGFLTNKKEGRYLNSKKGQDQMGNAIIDAVLNYLGNLKLNTVTNIGVEAKEVKTIEYKIQIASGKNKIATKSYNFKGLKQVERIPVGNFYKYYYGNTTDYNDVTKSLKIAKSKGYSSAFIVAYKNGEKISIQKAIKMQ, encoded by the coding sequence ATGATATTTAAAGAAAATCACAAAATTAATACCAAAGCAAGAATTATTTTTATTTTTCTCTGTGCTTTCACTTTTTTGATGAATTCATCATCGATATTTGCGCAAAAAAAATACGTAATTGTTATTGATGCTGGTCATGGAGGAAAAGATCCTGGAAACGTAGGTAATGGTTATAAGGAAAAGGATATCGCTTTAAAAGTAGCTTTAGTTGTTGGTAGAAAGCTAGCTAAAAATAAAGATATAAAAGTTCTTTATACAAGAAGTAAAGATGTTTTTATAGATTTATGGAAAAGAGGCGATGTTGCTAACCAAGCAAAAGCAGATCTATTTATATCTATACATTGCGATTCTCATACTACAAATGCATATGGAGCAGGTACTTTTGTTTTGGGTTTAAGAGGAAATAAAAAAAACTTAGAAATAGCAAAAAGAGAAAATGCAGTAATCCTTTTAGAAGATAATTATAGAGATAAATATAAAGGGTTTGATCCAAATTCTGCTGAATCCGTTATTGGTTTATCACTCTTACAGGAAGACAATTTAGATAAAAGTTTGGCTATTGCAAGCTTAATTCGAAATAATTTTGCCTTTAAATTAAAAAGAAATGACAGAAATGTTAAGCAAGATAATTTTCAGGTTTTAAGAGAAACCATTATGCCAAGTGTTTTGGTAGAGTTAGGTTTTTTAACAAACAAGAAAGAAGGAAGATATCTAAATTCTAAAAAAGGGCAGGACCAAATGGGAAATGCTATTATAGATGCTGTATTAAATTACCTCGGTAATTTAAAATTAAATACGGTAACTAATATTGGTGTAGAAGCTAAAGAAGTAAAAACAATAGAATATAAAATTCAGATTGCATCAGGAAAAAATAAAATTGCAACTAAATCATATAATTTTAAAGGTTTAAAGCAAGTTGAACGAATTCCAGTTGGAAATTTTTATAAGTATTATTATGGAAATACTACTGATTATAATGACGTAACTAAATCTTTAAAAATAGCTAAATCTAAAGGATATAGTTCTGCTTTTATTGTAGCTTATAAGAATGGCGAAAAAATATCTATTCAAAAAGCGATTAAAATGCAATAG
- a CDS encoding MlaD family protein → MSKELKTGIVAIIVIAIFIWGYNFLKGQNLFDTDTRYFNVEYANIAGLTKSSFVTINGLKVGKIDKIEFNQQPDKMGHLIVRFSVEKDFLFSKNSIVKIYSPSPLSASNLAIIPDYIAENAVSGDTLKGETESSLFTSIGERLDPIQSKLEKVMVSADSLFKNVNNILDLKTQKSLRNSVKNLENTLQEVKKMMFSVNSMIDSTSLDLKESIKNTRLITENFSKVSDTLANANIGGIMRKAEVTLNSANLMLDGINKGQGTIGKLVTDDELYNNIAAMSKELENLLREMKLHPKRFVHFSLFGKKAKAYTPIKEAELEKDANK, encoded by the coding sequence ATGTCTAAAGAATTAAAAACAGGAATTGTTGCTATTATTGTAATTGCCATATTTATATGGGGTTATAACTTTTTGAAAGGGCAAAATTTGTTTGATACAGATACTCGTTACTTTAATGTAGAATATGCAAATATTGCAGGACTTACAAAATCTAGTTTTGTAACCATAAATGGATTAAAAGTAGGGAAAATAGATAAAATAGAATTCAATCAACAACCAGATAAAATGGGGCATTTAATTGTTCGTTTTTCTGTCGAAAAGGATTTTTTGTTTTCAAAAAATAGTATTGTAAAAATATATTCTCCAAGTCCTTTAAGTGCTTCAAATTTAGCAATTATACCAGATTACATCGCAGAAAATGCTGTTTCAGGAGATACTCTTAAAGGAGAAACTGAGTCAAGTTTGTTTACTTCTATTGGTGAACGTCTTGATCCTATTCAGTCAAAATTAGAAAAGGTAATGGTTAGTGCCGATTCTTTATTTAAGAATGTAAATAATATTTTAGATTTAAAAACACAGAAAAGTTTAAGAAATTCTGTTAAAAATCTTGAAAATACTTTACAAGAAGTTAAGAAGATGATGTTTTCTGTCAATAGTATGATAGATTCTACTTCTTTAGATTTAAAGGAGAGTATAAAAAACACGAGATTAATTACCGAGAATTTTTCAAAAGTTTCAGACACTCTAGCTAATGCAAATATTGGTGGAATTATGAGAAAAGCAGAAGTTACTCTTAATTCGGCTAATTTAATGTTAGATGGTATTAATAAAGGACAAGGAACAATTGGTAAGTTAGTTACGGATGATGAGTTGTATAATAATATTGCAGCAATGTCTAAAGAATTAGAAAACTTACTAAGAGAAATGAAGTTACATCCAAAAAGATTTGTACATTTTTCATTATTTGGAAAAAAAGCAAAAGCTTATACACCAATTAAAGAGGCAGAATTAGAAAAGGATGCTAATAAATAA
- a CDS encoding (Fe-S)-binding protein → MEYLPNIFFALALALGFGFFAMNIRKLSRNIKLGKDVNRKDRKPERLKNMMMIALGQSKMIKRPFSGFLHIIVYVGFIIINIEVLEIIIDGLFGTHRVFQGVLGNGFYAFLIGFFEILAALVFVAVVIFWLRRNVSNIKRFLSKEMKGWPKSDGNNILYFEMVLMSLFLVMNATDTVFQQAGIGNPISQFIEPLFDSFSPESIHMIERSAWWIHILGILVFLNYLYYSKHLHILLAFPNTYFANLNPKGQFNNLESVTTEVKLMMDPDADPYAMPAEGAEEVVPEKFGASDVADLHWVQLLNAYTCTECGRCTSACPANLTGKELSPRKIMMDTRDRLEEVGRNIDANKGVFVDDGKQLLNDYISPEELWACTSCNACVEECPVNIDPLSIILDMRRYLVMEESAAPQELNMMMTNIENNGAPWQYNQQDRLNWKDEE, encoded by the coding sequence ATGGAATACTTACCAAACATATTTTTTGCCTTAGCTTTAGCATTAGGCTTTGGTTTTTTTGCGATGAACATTCGTAAGTTATCTAGAAACATCAAATTAGGTAAAGATGTTAATAGAAAAGATAGAAAACCAGAACGATTAAAAAACATGATGATGATTGCTCTAGGGCAATCTAAAATGATTAAAAGACCTTTTTCTGGTTTCTTACATATTATCGTTTATGTAGGTTTTATTATCATAAATATAGAAGTTTTAGAAATTATTATTGACGGTTTATTTGGAACTCATAGAGTTTTTCAAGGGGTTTTAGGTAACGGTTTTTACGCATTTCTAATTGGCTTTTTCGAAATTTTAGCGGCATTGGTTTTTGTTGCAGTTGTTATTTTCTGGTTGCGTAGAAATGTATCAAACATTAAACGTTTCTTAAGTAAAGAAATGAAAGGTTGGCCTAAAAGTGATGGGAATAATATTCTTTATTTCGAAATGGTTTTAATGTCTTTATTTTTGGTGATGAATGCCACAGATACAGTTTTTCAGCAAGCAGGAATAGGAAATCCAATAAGTCAGTTTATTGAACCCCTTTTTGATAGTTTTTCGCCAGAATCAATTCATATGATTGAAAGAAGTGCTTGGTGGATTCACATTTTAGGAATTTTAGTTTTCTTAAATTATTTATATTATTCTAAGCATTTACATATTTTATTAGCGTTTCCAAATACTTATTTTGCAAACCTTAATCCAAAAGGGCAATTCAATAATTTAGAATCTGTTACTACAGAAGTAAAGTTAATGATGGATCCAGATGCAGATCCTTACGCTATGCCAGCAGAAGGAGCAGAAGAAGTTGTTCCAGAAAAATTTGGAGCTTCTGATGTTGCAGATTTACATTGGGTGCAATTATTAAATGCATATACATGTACAGAATGTGGTAGATGTACATCAGCTTGTCCTGCAAACTTAACAGGTAAAGAGTTATCGCCAAGAAAAATCATGATGGACACTCGTGATCGTTTAGAAGAAGTTGGTAGAAATATCGATGCTAATAAAGGTGTTTTTGTTGATGATGGAAAGCAATTATTAAACGATTATATTTCTCCAGAAGAACTTTGGGCTTGTACAAGTTGTAATGCTTGTGTTGAAGAATGTCCAGTAAATATAGATCCATTATCTATTATTTTAGATATGAGAAGATATTTAGTAATGGAAGAAAGTGCAGCACCTCAAGAATTAAATATGATGATGACAAACATCGAAAATAATGGAGCTCCTTGGCAATACAATCAACAAGACAGGTTAAACTGGAAAGACGAAGAATAA
- a CDS encoding (Fe-S)-binding protein has protein sequence MIVPTMAEMMAQGKQPEVLFWVGAAGSYDDRAKKISRAFVKILHQANVDFAVLGTEESSTGDAAKRAGNEFLFQMQAMMNIEVLNGYEVKKIVTCDPHSFNTLKNEYPELGGKYEVFHHTQFIQNLISEGRLKIDDTTLKGKRVTFHDPCYLGRANDVYESPRELIKRLGVNLTEMKRNKSTALCCGAGGAQMFKDAEKGDKEVNVLRTEDALETKPQIIATGCPYCNTMMTDGIKFKEKEAEVEVKDIAELIAEANNL, from the coding sequence ATGATAGTACCAACAATGGCAGAAATGATGGCTCAAGGTAAACAACCAGAAGTGTTGTTTTGGGTTGGCGCAGCAGGAAGTTATGATGATAGAGCCAAAAAAATATCAAGAGCATTCGTAAAAATATTACATCAAGCAAATGTAGATTTCGCAGTTTTAGGAACTGAAGAATCATCTACAGGAGATGCCGCAAAAAGAGCAGGAAATGAATTTTTGTTCCAAATGCAAGCAATGATGAATATTGAAGTATTAAATGGTTATGAAGTAAAAAAGATTGTTACTTGCGATCCTCATTCTTTTAATACTTTAAAAAATGAATATCCAGAGTTAGGTGGTAAATATGAAGTTTTTCATCACACACAATTCATACAGAATTTAATTTCTGAAGGTCGTTTAAAAATTGATGACACTACATTAAAAGGTAAAAGAGTTACATTTCATGATCCTTGTTATTTAGGAAGAGCAAATGACGTGTATGAATCTCCAAGAGAGTTAATAAAAAGATTAGGTGTTAATTTAACAGAAATGAAACGCAACAAATCTACAGCTTTATGTTGTGGAGCAGGAGGAGCACAAATGTTTAAAGATGCAGAAAAAGGGGATAAAGAAGTTAATGTTTTAAGAACAGAAGATGCTTTAGAAACCAAACCTCAAATTATTGCAACTGGTTGTCCTTATTGTAATACAATGATGACCGATGGAATAAAATTCAAAGAAAAAGAAGCAGAAGTAGAAGTTAAAGATATTGCAGAATTAATTGCTGAAGCTAATAATTTATAA
- a CDS encoding SPOR domain-containing protein — MKNFLFLIFMSFFFINTNSLSAQENENYLKVIAKSLPEQYLKSNSELFYTIQIGAFKNENKILDSVDNIVKTKENNLTKYRLGEFSTYEEAVEYKKMLLSVCNDAFIVPIKNGERIHIREALKLSAIL, encoded by the coding sequence ATGAAGAATTTTTTATTTCTAATTTTTATGTCATTTTTTTTTATAAATACAAATAGTTTATCAGCACAAGAAAATGAGAACTATTTAAAAGTCATTGCTAAGAGCTTACCAGAGCAATACTTAAAATCGAATTCAGAATTATTTTATACAATTCAGATTGGAGCATTTAAAAACGAAAATAAAATTTTAGATTCGGTAGATAATATTGTTAAAACTAAAGAAAATAATCTTACTAAATATAGATTAGGGGAATTTTCAACATATGAAGAAGCAGTAGAATATAAAAAGATGCTTTTAAGTGTTTGTAATGATGCTTTTATTGTTCCTATTAAAAATGGAGAACGCATTCATATAAGAGAAGCTCTAAAATTATCCGCGATTTTATAG
- the menA gene encoding 1,4-dihydroxy-2-naphthoate octaprenyltransferase translates to MIKNYIKAARLRTLPLSVSGIIVGSLLGNQNFLLNQNSLIPCSDFGCQTVLQSPIFWLAILTTIGFQVLSNFANDYGDGVKGSDKNRTGEARMVSSGAITPMQMKSAMIITTIITLIIALLLIYVSFGKENFDYSILFFGLGVASIAAAIKYTVGNSAYGYSGFGDVFVFLFFGLLSVLGSYFLYTKHINIEVILPAISVGLLSTAVLNLNNLRDREEDKKNNKNTLVVKLGSENAKKYHYFLIFGALVFSLVYVFLDFNTIYQLIFLVAFVPLIKNVKTVAQNKIPADLDSELKKVALSTFLFAILFGIGQTLVF, encoded by the coding sequence ATGATTAAAAATTATATAAAAGCTGCACGTTTAAGAACTTTGCCTTTATCAGTTTCTGGTATTATTGTTGGTTCTCTTTTAGGAAACCAAAATTTTTTGCTAAATCAAAACTCTTTAATTCCTTGTAGTGATTTTGGCTGTCAAACAGTGTTGCAATCACCAATTTTTTGGTTAGCAATTCTAACCACAATTGGTTTTCAAGTTTTATCAAACTTTGCGAATGATTATGGAGATGGAGTAAAAGGTTCTGATAAGAATAGAACAGGAGAGGCAAGAATGGTTTCATCAGGAGCAATTACTCCAATGCAAATGAAATCTGCCATGATAATTACTACAATTATCACCTTAATAATAGCGTTGTTGTTAATTTATGTTTCTTTTGGAAAAGAAAATTTTGACTATTCAATTTTATTTTTTGGGTTAGGAGTAGCATCAATAGCAGCAGCTATAAAATATACAGTTGGTAATTCAGCTTATGGTTACAGTGGTTTTGGTGATGTTTTTGTGTTCTTATTCTTTGGATTGTTAAGTGTATTAGGTAGTTATTTCTTGTATACAAAACACATCAATATTGAAGTTATTTTACCAGCAATTTCTGTTGGTTTACTAAGTACAGCTGTACTTAATCTAAATAATCTAAGAGATAGAGAAGAAGATAAAAAGAATAATAAAAATACTTTAGTTGTTAAATTAGGTAGTGAAAACGCAAAAAAATATCATTATTTTTTAATTTTCGGAGCGTTAGTTTTTTCTTTAGTTTATGTCTTTTTAGATTTTAACACGATATATCAGCTTATTTTTTTAGTTGCATTTGTTCCATTAATTAAAAATGTAAAAACAGTTGCGCAAAATAAAATTCCTGCAGATTTAGACAGTGAATTAAAGAAAGTAGCATTAAGTACGTTTTTGTTTGCCATCCTTTTTGGAATCGGACAAACTCTTGTATTTTAG
- a CDS encoding metal-dependent hydrolase: MNITFLGHSCFSIEINEVTILIDPFISGNALASHIDISSLKADFILLTHAHQDHVLDVEVIAERTKAVIISNYEIAMYYGAKDLNIFPLNHGGTFKSDTFSAKYVNAIHTSSFADGTYGGEPGGFVISSKDKNLYVAGDTAVTMDMKLIPMSVKLDASIFPIGDTFTMGVEDAIIASDLVACGKVIGCHFNTFPPIEIDTDDAKSKFSSKGKELIILEIGENKSL; the protein is encoded by the coding sequence ATGAATATTACGTTTTTAGGACATTCTTGTTTTTCTATAGAAATAAATGAAGTAACTATTTTAATAGATCCTTTTATTTCTGGAAACGCTTTAGCATCTCATATAGATATATCTAGTTTAAAAGCAGATTTTATTTTGTTAACACATGCGCATCAAGATCATGTTTTAGATGTAGAAGTTATTGCAGAAAGAACAAAAGCCGTTATAATTTCTAATTATGAAATTGCCATGTATTATGGCGCAAAAGATTTAAATATATTCCCATTAAATCACGGAGGAACTTTTAAATCTGATACTTTTTCTGCTAAATATGTAAATGCAATTCATACTTCTTCTTTTGCAGATGGAACTTATGGAGGAGAACCTGGTGGTTTTGTAATTTCATCAAAAGATAAAAACTTATATGTTGCAGGAGATACTGCTGTAACAATGGACATGAAATTGATTCCTATGTCAGTAAAATTAGATGCTTCAATTTTTCCTATAGGAGACACTTTTACAATGGGAGTAGAAGATGCAATTATTGCAAGTGATTTGGTAGCGTGTGGAAAAGTAATTGGATGTCATTTTAACACTTTTCCTCCAATAGAAATAGATACTGATGATGCTAAATCTAAATTTTCATCAAAAGGAAAAGAGTTAATAATTTTAGAAATAGGAGAAAATAAAAGTTTATAA
- a CDS encoding SRPBCC family protein, protein MKTIKIILGIISVFVLAFFLTGLIVKETTYTAQVSVNKPISYVFKTFNNSENIKKWIPEVKSFEVVNKNPGKTGSVYKIVIDNNGQEITMTEKVMAYVENEKVTLFFDAEGMLKKDDYTFTEKDGVTTVTLNASCQSDTYLMACVYPLFKGTFQEQDQSYLNNFKAFAEKQ, encoded by the coding sequence ATGAAAACAATAAAAATAATTTTAGGAATCATATCTGTTTTTGTATTGGCATTTTTTCTTACAGGTTTAATTGTAAAAGAAACAACTTATACTGCACAGGTTTCTGTAAATAAACCTATTTCATACGTTTTTAAAACGTTTAACAATTCAGAAAACATAAAAAAATGGATTCCTGAAGTAAAGTCTTTTGAAGTTGTAAATAAGAATCCTGGAAAAACAGGAAGTGTTTATAAAATTGTTATTGATAATAACGGACAAGAGATTACAATGACAGAAAAAGTGATGGCGTATGTAGAAAATGAAAAAGTAACATTGTTTTTTGATGCAGAAGGTATGCTAAAGAAAGACGATTATACTTTTACCGAAAAGGACGGGGTTACAACAGTTACATTAAACGCAAGTTGTCAAAGTGATACTTATTTAATGGCATGTGTTTATCCTTTATTTAAAGGAACCTTCCAAGAACAAGATCAATCTTATTTGAATAATTTTAAAGCGTTTGCTGAAAAACAATAA
- a CDS encoding o-succinylbenzoate synthase produces the protein MIKANYKKYILNFKNPSGTSRGILRTKETWFIILEENGKNGVGEAGLFRGLSIDDVTNYEEKLNWVCKNINLGLDKLLSEVIDFPSIQFGLEQAFLSLKSEDKFQLFPSQFTRGEKSIPINGLVWMGEKEFMKNQIKEKLNTGFSCIKMKIGAIDFDTEIELLKSIRKEFSSKEIELRVDANGAFNPKNALEKLQILSELEIHSIEQPIKQGQVNEMEQLCAKTPLPIALDEELIGVFSSEEKQQLLETIQPQYIILKPSLIGGFAGSKEWIKFAEQQNCGWWITSALESNIGLNAIAQFTDTLHNDLPQGLGTGGLFTNNFESPLEVNNGALEYNPNKIWNFNL, from the coding sequence TTGATAAAAGCCAACTATAAAAAATACATTCTCAATTTTAAAAATCCAAGTGGAACTTCACGAGGAATTTTAAGAACAAAAGAAACTTGGTTTATCATTTTAGAAGAAAATGGAAAAAACGGAGTTGGAGAAGCTGGTTTGTTTAGAGGTTTAAGTATTGATGATGTTACTAATTATGAAGAAAAGTTAAATTGGGTTTGTAAAAACATCAATTTAGGTTTAGATAAATTATTATCTGAAGTCATTGACTTCCCTTCAATTCAATTTGGATTAGAACAAGCGTTTTTATCACTAAAAAGTGAAGATAAGTTTCAATTATTCCCATCTCAGTTTACAAGAGGAGAAAAGTCAATTCCTATAAATGGTTTGGTTTGGATGGGAGAGAAGGAGTTTATGAAAAATCAAATCAAAGAAAAATTAAATACAGGTTTTTCTTGCATCAAAATGAAAATTGGCGCGATTGATTTTGATACAGAAATTGAATTATTAAAATCCATCAGAAAAGAATTTTCATCCAAAGAAATAGAATTAAGAGTTGATGCAAATGGCGCTTTTAATCCTAAGAACGCATTAGAAAAATTACAAATATTATCAGAATTAGAAATTCATTCTATAGAACAACCCATCAAACAAGGTCAAGTTAATGAAATGGAACAATTATGTGCTAAAACACCTTTGCCAATTGCTTTAGATGAAGAGTTAATCGGAGTATTTTCATCAGAAGAAAAACAACAATTATTAGAAACCATTCAACCTCAATATATTATTTTAAAACCGAGTTTAATAGGTGGTTTTGCAGGTAGTAAAGAATGGATTAAATTCGCAGAACAGCAAAATTGTGGTTGGTGGATTACTTCTGCTTTAGAAAGTAACATTGGTTTAAATGCAATTGCTCAATTTACAGATACTTTACATAACGATTTGCCTCAAGGATTAGGAACAGGAGGTTTGTTTACTAATAATTTTGAGAGTCCGTTAGAAGTTAATAATGGAGCTCTGGAATACAATCCAAATAAAATTTGGAATTTTAATTTATAA